The segment AGACCGGGCCGGAAGAGCTGTTTCTGGTGGTGTGGATAGTCAGCCTGCTCATTATGTTCATGCTGATCAATTCCAGGCTGCCGGGGTATATCTTCCCCGTGTTCCCGCCGGCGGCTGTGCTCATAGGCAGGTATCTGGACCGCTATCGCCCCGGCAAGGCCGGCGCCGCGGCCCTCACCGCCAACGTGGTCCTGTCGCTGGTTCTGGGAGGGGCTGTGGCCGCCGCTCCCCATCTGCTGACCTATCAGGGCCCGGCAGTCAAGGCGATAGCCGGGGCCGCAGGCCTGTGGCTTGCGTTCTGGGCAGCGCTGGCCCTGTGGAAGAAAAAGGCCGGGCCCGCTCCGGCTCTGGCGGCTCAGGCGGGAGGCTTTCTCCTGCTGGTGGTCCTGCTCCTGCCCGTCCTGGCTCTGGATCCGGACACCCTGAAGGACGAGGTGGATTCCAAAAGTGATCTGCTGGGGACCACAGGCTATATCCTGTGCAGGGATCTGGAGATACCCTCCATGTCGAAGGACATAGCCTTTGTCAGCTACCGGCTGCATCCCCTGCAGGTGAACTTTCCTCTGCTGGCGGAGAGGCAGGTGGCCATGCCCGCCGACAGAAAGGCTCTGGAGAAGACCCTCAAAGAACATCCCCGTTACCTGCTGGTGACGTATGACGATATTGCCCGCCGGGAAGACCTGGACTCCCTGGCGGAGGGAGGCAGGCCTATGGACCCCCGATACAGGGGTAACAGGGGCTTGCGTATATATGCAAAATATTTTTAGGAGGTCGCTATGAAGCTTTTGGACAGATTTACCGGCAGCATGCTGGGTATGGCGGTGGGGGACGCCCTGGGAATGGGCACGGAGTTCATGCGGGAAAGCGATATACCCGCCAATTTCGGCATGACCGTGGACACCTATTATGCCAATCCCCTGTTGAGCTATCAGCCCGGTGAATACACCGACGATACGGAAATGGCCGTATGCATATCCGAATCCCTTTTGGCTTGCGACGGGGTGGACCTTGAGGACATAGCAGCCAGATTCGTGGAATGGAAAAGGAGCTGCTATGATATAGGCAACCTCACCAGCAGCGTGCTGGAGCGCATCAGAAAGGGCGAGGACGTCCGGGACGCCGCCAGATACGAGTGGGAGGCCACGGGCAAAAGCAGCGCCGGCAACGGCGGCCTTATGCGCACTGCTCCCGTGAGCCTGTTCTTCTACGACGATACGGAGGCCATGATGAAGGCCTCCCGGGATATATGCCGCATCACCCACTATGACCCCAGATGCGTCCTGTCCTGCCTGGCCCAGAACGTGCTCCTGTGGGGCCTGCTCCACGGCAACAGCCCTTCCGAAGCCTATGAGCTCATGTGCGACTCTCTGGCAGACAGCTTCAACGACGAGGAGTTTGACGAAGCGGTCACCCTGGGCAGGGAAAGGCCCATCAGGGATATGACACTGGCAGTGCCCTGCAGGAGCGGCTACACCTATCTGTGCCTTACGGTGGCCGTCAGCGCCCTGATGAACTACGAGGATTACCGGACTCCCATAGTGGAGATAGTGAACAAGGGGGGAGACGCCGACACCAACGCCTGCGTGGCAGGCGCCCTGCTGGGAGCTCTCTACGGCGAGCAGGGTATCCCCCGGGTCTGGCTGGACGAGCTGTCCGGATATTCGTATATCAGCCGTCTGGGACGGAGCTTTTTTGACAGGACGGGAGAAGCCGAGTGAAAAGGATAGTATTGCTCCTGGCGCTGACAGCCTTGGCTCTGTCCTTGCAGGCCAACACCTCCGACGACCTGATCGCCCTGATACACAAGGGAGACTATGAAGCGGCGGCTGCGGCCCTGCCGGAAGACGTGGATCTGCCCGCCGAGACCGGCGACCTGCCTCTCATAGCCTGTGTGGCTGCGGGAGACGGCGCTCTGGGGCTGGCTGAGCAGCTCATAGGAGCGGGAGCCGACGTGAACCGCCGGGACGCCGCTCTCAACACCCCGCTGTGCGAGGCTGCCCGCAGCAGCGCCGCCTTTACCCGTCTGCTGCTGGACAAGGGGGCTGACGTGTCGATCCAGGACGCCTATGGCAGGACCCCTCTGTTCCGGGCCGTGGCCGAGCAGATGTCCGACGTGATCTCCATGCTGCTCTCTGCGGGCTCCGACGTCCACAAGACCGACACCACCGGCAACTCGCCTCTCAGTCTGGCCATAGATTCGGACAAGCCGGAGCTGCTGCAGCTGTTTATTGACGCGGGCGCGGATATGAACGCCCCCACGGGCACCGACGGCCGCCTGCCCATAGAGCTGGCTATGCTGACGGGCAAGGACCGGATACTGGCCGCCCTCAATTCTTCGGGGCTGATAGATTATCAGGCTCTGAACGGCAACGGGTCTCACATCATCGGCGCGGCCATCAGCTCCGGCAACACGGAGATGTGCAGCCTGATACTGGACAAGGGTCTCAATATCAACGCTCCCGTGGACCTGAAGGAAAATACTGCTCTCCACGTGGCAGCCAGTCTGTCCCGGACCGAGCTCATCACCCTCTTTACGGACAGGGGCGCCGGCGTCAATATACGCAACGGCGGCGGAGATACCCCTCTCATGCTGTCTCTCATCAGCCCGGAAGCGGCTGCCATGCTCATAGAAAAGGGCGCCGACGTCAACATGAAAAACAATATGCTCCTCTCTCCCCTGGCGGTGGCCTCCCGTATGCCCCGCAGGGAGAGCCTCATCAAATTGCTCTGTGACGCCGGGGCCGACACCCGTTCCGAGGATCTGGAGGGCTCCACTCCCGTGAGTCTGGCTGAGAAATACAATCCCTCCTATCTGGAGATCATGAAGGAGAGCCCGTCCTATGCCCCCGCCCCTTCTCCTCTGGTGGCGGCAGTGCTGGCGGACGACATAGAAAAGGCCCGGGCCGAAGCGACACCCGACAACGTGAACGCCCGGGACCACAGCGGGGCCACTCCTCTGTTTTATGCCCGTTCCGCCGAGATGGTCGGGCTCCTGACAAGCGTGGGAGCGGACGTCATGGCTCTGGACCACAGCGGCAGAAACGCTGTGTTTACAATTGCGCAGGCAGACGCAGTCCCGGCGCTGGAGGACCTCTTTGGGCGGGTCGTCAACACGGACGCTTCGGATTATTCCGGCATGACCCCTCTCTTTTTCGCCGGTCCCGCAGCCGGCAGGCTGCTCCTTGACAAGGGCTCCGACCCGAACCAAAAGACCCTGACCGGCAACACGCCCCTGTTTTCCGCCGTGGCGGCCATGGCGCCGCTGCTGCTGGAGAAGGGGGCTGAGCTGGACCACAGAAACAACAGGGGAGAGACCCCTCTCTTCTACGCTCTGTCCGCCGGGAGAGTGGACTGCGCCGCCGCCCTCGCAGAGGCCGGAGCAGACGTGTCCGCGGAGGACGACTCGGGGGCCGAGCCCATATTTCCCGCCGTTCTGGCGGGAGCCGACGCCGTGGCCATGCTCATAGGGAAGGGGGCCGACGCCAACGTCACCGACGGAGCGGGCCGCACGCCCCTCATATAC is part of the Abditibacteriota bacterium genome and harbors:
- a CDS encoding ADP-ribosylglycohydrolase family protein, with protein sequence MKLLDRFTGSMLGMAVGDALGMGTEFMRESDIPANFGMTVDTYYANPLLSYQPGEYTDDTEMAVCISESLLACDGVDLEDIAARFVEWKRSCYDIGNLTSSVLERIRKGEDVRDAARYEWEATGKSSAGNGGLMRTAPVSLFFYDDTEAMMKASRDICRITHYDPRCVLSCLAQNVLLWGLLHGNSPSEAYELMCDSLADSFNDEEFDEAVTLGRERPIRDMTLAVPCRSGYTYLCLTVAVSALMNYEDYRTPIVEIVNKGGDADTNACVAGALLGALYGEQGIPRVWLDELSGYSYISRLGRSFFDRTGEAE
- a CDS encoding ankyrin repeat domain-containing protein, producing MKRIVLLLALTALALSLQANTSDDLIALIHKGDYEAAAAALPEDVDLPAETGDLPLIACVAAGDGALGLAEQLIGAGADVNRRDAALNTPLCEAARSSAAFTRLLLDKGADVSIQDAYGRTPLFRAVAEQMSDVISMLLSAGSDVHKTDTTGNSPLSLAIDSDKPELLQLFIDAGADMNAPTGTDGRLPIELAMLTGKDRILAALNSSGLIDYQALNGNGSHIIGAAISSGNTEMCSLILDKGLNINAPVDLKENTALHVAASLSRTELITLFTDRGAGVNIRNGGGDTPLMLSLISPEAAAMLIEKGADVNMKNNMLLSPLAVASRMPRRESLIKLLCDAGADTRSEDLEGSTPVSLAEKYNPSYLEIMKESPSYAPAPSPLVAAVLADDIEKARAEATPDNVNARDHSGATPLFYARSAEMVGLLTSVGADVMALDHSGRNAVFTIAQADAVPALEDLFGRVVNTDASDYSGMTPLFFAGPAAGRLLLDKGSDPNQKTLTGNTPLFSAVAAMAPLLLEKGAELDHRNNRGETPLFYALSAGRVDCAAALAEAGADVSAEDDSGAEPIFPAVLAGADAVAMLIGKGADANVTDGAGRTPLIYAAEKNAPMEVFALLADKTEDPGKKDGSGFSALYYAVSGGREDMTRTLLEKGARPDDRENLFVNLYLANDPACHLPLTRLLLDAGADPNHRSPAGSPLLFAVWFGEADTVELLIDKGAEVKGDPEAAFASVKRGGETLPLLLAGGADPNAKTGDGITLLMQAAKYCPPEIIAALTDAGADPAPVSKANYTPMHGAAYNSRSAETAELLIAKGVSVGISAEGETPVYIASMMNRPEMAAALMAAGADAGQKSGDGKTLARTCRDMGYEAVANALEGKAPGEYDPTISDKLRYEYVIRGVPTAFETACVVSCLQDSLYNGMFDWESKDGDLFIHVTSALTQSKVNSRMSGLSRTGIFRLEMNGRDENTVVLSYVDI